CAGAGGAACATAGGGAACCCCGAATTCGGCCACATTATGTTCGAGCGTTTCGACCTGGATTCTGCTGTCGGGATCGCTGATCGGCCAATCACGATTTTCCGTCGGCACATTATGATCCGCGACCGCGATCGTTAGCTCGGGATGCGGCAGCCGTCTGCCCGCGATGCGCAGCCCTTCGAACGCCTGCGGGCTGGTGACCTCATTCACCAGATGACGGTCGATCTGAAGAAGCCATGACCCATCATCGAGTTCGAGGATAGCGTGAGCATCCCAAATCTTCTCAAACAGCGTGCGTGGCTTGGCCATCATGCCGTCTCCTCCCGGCGCGCCTGCGCGCTCATCGCATCGCGAACCCGGCCTCCCACACAGGCGCCAGGCAGCGTCGCGGCGCTGCCCGCGGCCTCCAGCAGTCGGGAGAGATCAATCCCGGTCGCCACGCCCATCTTGCCGAAGGTCCAGACTAGATCTTCGGTTGCGACATTTCCGGTTGCTCCCGGGGCAAAGGGGCAACCGCCAAGCCCGCCAAAGGATGAGTCGATCACGGCCACACCGGCATTGAAGGCGGCGAGAGCGTTGGCGACGCCCAGGCCGTAGGTGTCATGACCATGAAAAGCCCATTGACGAATTTGCGGGAAGAGCCGCCTAGCACCCTGAAACAAGTCGCCCACCTTGTCGGGTGTGACACGCCCGGTAGTATCGCAGAGGCAGAATTCGGCCTCCGCTGAAACCGCAACGAGCGACCCGATAAGATCCAGGGTTGCAACCGGATCGACGGGGCCATCGAATGGACAATCGAAGGAGGTCGCGAGGTTCAGACGAATTCGCGTGCCCCCGGGAAGCAAGGCGACGATGGCTCGGAAATCCTCCACCGACTGTTGAGGCGTCCGAAGCACGTTGCTCTGATTATGTTTGGGGGAGACAGAAAGGACGAAGGCAAGATGCCGTGCGCCTGCCGCGAGCGCGCGCTCGGCCTGGCGCTGGCTCGGAACGAGGACCTGTACGTCCAGGCCCGGTTTTGTCGCGCAATACGCCAGCAGTTCTGGGGCATCCGCCATTTGCGGAACCGCCCGCGGGCTGACAAATGCCGTCGCCTCCATCCGCCGAACGCCGGCATCGTACAGCTTATCGACCAAGCCTGCCTTCTGCTCGGTGGGAATGAACTGGTCGATCGGCTGAAAGCCGTCCCTGGGTCCAACCTCTACGATCGATACAGACGCGGCGCTCATTTCAACACTCCAGCACGCTCGAGTTCGAGAAGGCGCGGCTCGTCATAGCCGAGCAATTCCCTTGCGACGGAACGGCTATCAGCGCCGATGTCCGGTCCCGTGTTGCGCACCTGCCCGGCACCGTCCGGGAAATGCGGCACGATACCCGGATGAAGGACAGTACCGAGCAGGGGATCGTCCACTTCCCGTACCATGCCGCGCGCACGATATTGAGGATCTCCCGCAATATCCTCGGCCGTGTACACCTTCGACGCGGGGATATCTGCATCGGCAAGCATCTTCGAGAGCGTTTCCGCAGGATGTCGACGGCTCCACTGCTCGATCAACCCGTCAAGCGCGCGCGCGTTTTGCACGCGCTGGGCGTTCCCCTGGAAGCGCGGGTCGTCGTGGAGATCAGTTCGATCCATGAGACCAAGCAATTTGGCGAAAAGCGGCTCGGAGTTGGCGGCTATGAGGATCCACTGCCCGTCGGCGGTCGGATAGGCGTTGGACGGGGCGGCCGTGGCGATCGCCCCTCCCGTCGGCTGTTTGACTTTGCCGAGCGCGCCGAACTCGGGAAGCATGCCTTCCATCAGGCTGAGGACACTCTCCGTTAGCGCGACATCTACCGTCTGGAAGCGCCAGTCGGAGCCAAATCTCTCCCGGCGCCAAAGGGCCGAGACGATTCCGAAGGCGGCGTATAGCCCCGCAAGCGAATCCCCGACGCTAACACCTACGCGGACTGGAGGAAGATCGTAGGTTCCCGGCGGGTGGTTGGTCAGATGTCGGATGCCGCCGATCGCCTCGCCAATCACGCCAAAGGCGGCCTGATTGCGTCCCGGTCCACTCTGGCCATAGCCCGAGACATGGGCGACGATCACGTCAGGCCGTCGCTCTCGCAGCACTTCCGGCGCCAGTCCCATCTTGGCGAGCTGGCCGGGGCGAAAATTCTCGACCACGACGTCGCAATGCTCGACGAGGTCGAGCAGGACATCCCGGCCCGCCTGCGCCTTGAGGTCGAGCGCGACGCTGCGTTTGTTGCGTCCGTGAACCGACCACCATAAGGAACGCCCATCCACCTGGGCGCCCCATTGCCGCACGGGATCGCCTTGAGGCGGCTCGATCTTGATAACCTCGGCGCCCAGATCCCCAAGCAAGCGTGTACAGAAAGGCGCGGCCACGAAATGGCCGATTTCCAACACGCGGATGCCCGACAGCACGCCGCCCGCGCCCTCCTGTCCGCGATTCATGCGTTCACCGCGCCTTTCGTGGCGCCGCTCAGCTGCTTGTAATTGCTGACCCGCTTCGGATCGATGCCGAGCGGTCGCCGATAAGAAGGATCGCGCTCATCCCGGCTCGGCTGCGGGGCAGTTTCTGCCACCTTGAACTCGAAAGGTTGCAGGCAGTCATAATTCGGGCCGCCCTCCGCCGTCTTCGAGCCTTCGATCGTATTGATGGAAGGCGCAACCCAGTCCACGATATATTCGCGCGCTACGATGCCCCATTTGCCCTCGCGCTTTTCCATGCGATCGATATAACGACCGCCGATGGCGCTGAACGGGGCACCGGTCTTGTTCATTCCGGAATAGGACAGGTAGGTTTCGCAGTGAGCGACGTCGCCGTCGATCCAGGCCAGGTGATTACCGATCATATGCTGGGTCGCACTATGGTTTTCCGAGTGCATCTTGCTTACCCATGTCCAAAACTCGTCCGGCGATCCCACAAACATGCTGTGATCGTCGATCGCGTCATTATGGTAGGCAGACAGCACCATCTCCTTATCGAGACGGTCGACGCCTCGGCAATAGCGGTTCACGACATCGAGTATTTCCTGCCGATCCATGAGATAGGTCAGCTTCTCGTGCATCTCTTCAAGCGTCATCATTGGCTGCTTCTCCGGTTCCAGTCTGCCGCACATTCGATGCGATCGAGCAGACGGTGTGTTTGGACGGCGTCGGCAAAGGTGGGAGCGGTCGAGGAGCCGGTGGCGAGATCCTCATGGACCGCGCGGTATGCGTGAGCGACGGCATCGGAATGTCTCGACGGATCAGTGCCGACGAGGCGGTATGCCGCCGGAACGGGCAGGGGGCCGAGAGGTTCGCCGCCCCGGCGCCCCTGTATCCGTACATGGCCATATTGAAGGTGACCGGTGTCGCCCTCTACGATCAGATCGCCTTCACGACCATTGATCTCCCAACGGAAGCCCCCCACTGGCGCATCCCCTCCGCGATACTGGAGCGCAACGACCGCACCACTGTCGAGGGTACCGCCGACGACCACCTGATCCGGAGCCGTCGCCTTGACTACGCCGTCGCCATCGATGAGATCGACCGAGCGATAGCCTGTCGCCAAACTCGCATGCAGACGGGAAAAGTCGCCGAGAACCCAGGTAAACAGATCGATCATATGACCGAACGGGATGCTCAGCATCGTCGCACCTGTGGTATCGTCGAGCACATAAGCCATGTTGGTCATGCTGGCACCGCCCCAGGGGAAGCCGCCCGAGCCGAGGACATTGGACGAAACGACCTCGCCGACATAGCCTTGGCCCGTCAGATCGCGCAGGTATCGAAGGGCCGGTGCGCTCCTTCCCTGTAAGCCGGCGAAAGCCGAAACACCACGCGAGTGGGCGCCGGCCGCCATCGCGTCGGCCTGCTCCACGCCTTTCCCAAGCGGCCATTCGCAATAGACGGCTTTGCCCCGCCCGAGAGCGTGTGCGACCAACTCCTCATGCTGGGGCACTTTGACGGTCACAACCACCAGTTCCACGTCAGCTCTGGCGACAAGTTCGGCAGGCTCCGCGGTGGCAAAGTCGATGCCATACGCCTCCCCCGCGGCCTTTGCGCTCTCCGGCGTCGATGCGGACAGCCCTTTTATGAGGAATCGATCCGGCATGGCTCGGAGCGCCTCGAGATGGGATGTCGCGGCCCAGCCCCCCTTGGCGCTCAATCCAATAATGCCGACGCCGAGCGGTGTACCTGTCGCTGGCATTAACCGGCGGTCCGCGGTCCGGGCGTGAACGTCACGTTGAGGCTTTCCAGTGCATGGATCTGAAAGTGTTCCATGAACTTTGGCGCCGGATGTTTGTCCGAAATCTGGATGTTCTGCAGGCGTTCCAGCAGCCGGGCTATCGCGACGCGCATTTCCATTCGCGCGAGCTGATTGCCGACGCAGAAATGAATGCCCCTGCCGAACGCGAGGTGATTGCGAACGCCCTTGCGATCAATGTCAATCTTTTCCGGGCACTCCCATTTGGCCTTGTCGTAATTCCCGGCAAGGTAGCTGACCTGAACCACGGATTCCTTGGGGATCGACACGCCCTGAAGTTCGGTGTCCTGCGTCGTATAGCGATATTGATGCGGGACGGGCGCATGCGCGCGCAGCATCTCCTCGATCACCGCCGGGATCATCGTGGGATCGCCGAGCAGGCGCGCCTTCAACGCCGGATCGGTCAGGATCATGTACATGGCACTTGTAATGCCGGTCGTCGTGGTCTCGTTGCCCGCGACAAGGATGAGCTGCGCGATCATCAGCAACTGGCCCATCGTCAGCTTTTCGCCATTGACCTCCGCATGGACGAGCCGGCTCAACATATTGTCATTGGGCGCGGCCTCATACTCGCGGGCGCGCGCCGCGAGATAGTTCTGCATATCGATCATCCGATCGGTAAGCATGAGTTCGCGATCAGGCGGGCAATTCGGATCATTGCGATCGACCCAGGCCGTCGACCAGAGCTTGAACTGCTCATAGTCTTCGCGCGCGACGCCGAGCTGATCGGAAATGATATACATCGGCAGGTGGACGGCGAACCCTGATCCGAGATCGCTTTCGCCTTGCTCGATGAAGCCGTCGATCAGTTCATCCACCAGCTTTAGCGCGTAAGGCTCCAGTTTCTTGACATAGCTCGGCGTAAAGACCTTATCGACCAGGGCGCGGTGCAAACCATGTTCCGGCGGATCGGCAAAGGCGAGCACATGTTCCTCGGGCCAGCCGCGTTCACGGTAGCGCTTCGCAACCTCTTCCGACACCGACGTCTGCCGGTTGATCATGATCGGCGTTTTGCTGGAAAAGATTTCCGGATGGCTGTTGACGTAGTGAATGTCGTCGTACCGGCTGACGATGTACATCCCGGTGCCGGGATCACGATAGACGGGGGCTTCTTCAAGCAGCCGATTGAGGAACGGGAAAGGGCAGCGCTGCACTTCGCCCGATGCGTAGGTTCCCAGATCGTCTTGTGTGATTTCCATAGTCCCGCTCCACTGCCCCCGGCTCCGACTCTCTTGCGAAGTCGCCCAAGGCGGCATTCAAAAGTTTGCTGGATTCGTCCTAGCAGACGAGCCGCCTGAGTCCTGTCACCGAGCACCGGGACAGCGGCGGCGATCAGGCCGTAAGTGCGCCCGCGCCGCTCAGTGCGACATGCTCATCCTGCTCGGGGAGCGCGCCGGATACGCCGATTGCGCCGACACAGTATCCCTCATGGTAAAGCGGTATGCCGCCACGAAAAGGATGCAGGCCGGCGATAGCGATCATGGATGGCGTAGCGCTGACAGCCTGCTCCAGCGACGCGGAAGACATGTTCAACTCGACGGCGGTGCGCGCTTTGCCCTCAGCCACGCGCAGCGAAATGAGGGGCGCTCCCTCAAGCCGATCCAGGCGCAACAGATGGCCGCCGTCATCCAGGATGCAGATCGTTACCGCGAGCCCATCCTTTTGCGCGGCGATGCGGGCTGCCGCCATGATGTGATCGATTTCGGTAAGGGTGAGGCACGGCCGCGAAATCATAAGTCTTCCTCACCCGGCGCCGTTGCGCTTGCATCCGAGGATTTCTCGGCCGTCTCGAGCGGCGCGGTCTGGTACATGTCTAGGATGACGGCGTCGATTTCCCTGTCCGTTCGGGAACGGGCCATGTCACACATATATTCAGCGTCGCTGCCTACCGGATAGCGGGTCTCGGGCCGTTCCACCTCCAGCGCGTGAACAATGACAGCGGCGACCGTATCGGGCGAAGTGAACTTCTGGGCTGCGAGCCCTTCATCCGCCCTGTACTTCATCTGCCGGTAAAGCCGCCCGTACAAGGCTTCCTCGTCCGCAGGCAGGTCGGCGATCACCTTTGCGAGCGATGCCTGGCTGCGTCGCATCATCTGAGTGTCGAGCGCGCCTGGTTGGACAAGAACCACCTCAACGCCCCAAGCGCCGGCCTCCTGGCGCATGACATCGACCAGACCCTCAAGCGCGAATTTCGAAGCGACATAGCTCGCCATCATCGGCGTAGCGACGACACCCGACCACGACCCTGTGAATATCATCCTACCTCTGGTCTGCCGAAGGGCCGGGAGGCAGGCCTGGTAGACTGCGAGGTTGGAGAGGCAGTTGATTTCCATCGTACGACGAAAGACGTCGGGCGCCGTCGTCTCGGCCGGAGCGAAAGGGGCCACGGCCGCGCATATGATGACCGCGTCCAGCGATCCTAGATTACGAATAAGCCGTTCAACGAGCGTCTTGAGATCCTCGGACCGAGCCAGATCGGCGACTTCAACCGCAACACAGTCTGGACAGGCCTTCGTGAAGGCAAAGAGGGCGTCAATGCTCGAAACCGTAGCGCCCACCCTGTACCCGGAAGTAAGCAACGTCCGGATCACAGAAAGGCCCATGCCGCCATTTCCGCCGATCACAAGAGCGGTAGGCTCCGTCATCGCGGAATGCCCGCGGCTGTCTTGGACGTCACAACGCTTCTCGAACGAGAGCGAGCGTGCGGTGATCTTCGACCGCAGTGGAGACCCTTAGCAGAGCGAGCGCCATCGTCTCCCAGCCGTAGCTTTCGGGCGGGCAGGTCAGCCAACCGATATATAATGTCCAGAGCGCCGCCCGGCGATGTTCGGTCCAGAGAACGTCTGACGTGGGCGGCGACCCGACACCAAACTCGATCAGCTTGTCACGGTAATAGTCGAGCAACGCACGCTCATGCTCGCGCCGCTCAGCGATCGATAGCGCCGTATTGATGATATAAGTGACATCGTGGAGCGCGAAACCTCTCACGCAGAGCTGCCAATCGTGCAGCCCCACGCTTGAATCCGGCATGCGATAGGTATTGCCTATATGAAGGTCGCCATGAAGCAAGGTCTGCGGCAGTCTTGCCTGATGCTGCTTGTTCGCGCACATCCCTGCGAACAGCTCACGTTCGGTCGTACCGAGTCGCTCCAGCAATTCTCGCTTGAATTTGTGCAGCTCGAGCTGGCTGCGAATGCCCTCTTCCGGAATCACGTTCCGCATGTGGTTCTCGACACCACCGCTCAAGTGGGTTTCCACCCACGCCAAGTCTCCAGCAAAGCGATCACTTTCCCAAAAGCTCGCATGAACCTTGGCGATCGCATCAAGAATGCGTTTCACATTCTCGACACCAACTTCTTCGAGATTGCTTGGGAACGTCGCACCACGGCGCGTGACATCCTCCATGATTAACAGATAGCGCTTCGCAACCGGATCGAAATGGCCACCTAGCGAGCGAGGCGCTTCAATGGAAAGACCCGGCCTTATCCGGTTATAGAAATTGACCTCATTCGCGAACAGGCCGTCGAGCTGGCAATACCAGGCATCGGTGCCTTTCTTGCGCGGATCGAACGATAGCTTCAGGATGACGTCGCGCGGCAAGTCCGCCGGAGATTGATCGGAATAGCTTAGCCGCGCAGTGGCGCGCGCCGAGGTCGATACGTCGCCATCGCCATATTCATGCGATTTGACGATCGTGACGGCGTCGATGGCAGCGCCAGGCACCACCTGCCTGACAATGTCCGTCAACAGCTCGGGGGCCAAATCATATGGAGATGAAGGGATTTGCATCCGGTATGTCCTCGATCTTATTCGAAAAGGGCAGCGAGCCCGTCGAGGCTACTCGCAAGCAGCGTCAATCGGCTCACTTCGAAGGCACGCGCCTCTACCTCCGGCAGCGGCGTATCATAAGTCAGCCTGCGCTCGACCAGGGTCGGCCCTTCGCTGTTGACTGGGTAGAGCTGCATGGCCCCGAAGACATTGTAAACGGGCAATGGCAAATCCCCGACGACATCATATTCCTGTACCCAGTTGCGATCGTCGGCGCCGGTGAGCACTTCATCGAAATAAGAGCCATCGCCATATGTAACCCGCCGCTTTACACCGATCGTCAGTCCGTCGCCGCCTTCGAGGGTTATTTCGGGGTGATGCTCAATCCACCGGGAATGTGTGCCGAAGTCACGGATCGCTTGCCAAATTTCGGCTACGGGTGCGTTTATAATCCGACGTGCGCGAACCGTTGGCATTGCTCCTGTCCTCTCGAAAATCGGGGTTTAATGGGCGGTCATCCCACCATCGACCGGTATGGCGGCTCCAGTGATGAAGGAAGCGTCGTCACTGGCGAGAAATGCCACGGCAGCCGCGATTTCATCGGGCTCGGCAAACCTCTTTAGCGCGTGCTTGTCGGCCCATGCCGCGGTCGTTCCCTCGTCCATGAACGATAGAGCCAATGGGGTGAGAACGCCGCCTGGGCAAAGTGCGTTCACGCGGACGTTGTGGCGGCCATATTCAAGCGCCGCCGAGCGGGTCATGCCGACGACGGCGGCCTTGGAGGCCGCATATATCGAGAGGGTTTCAAACCCGACCAGCGCTGCGGCAGACGCGATATTCACGATGGATCCACCACCGCGAGCGATCATCCCCGGCAGCACGAACTTCATCGCGTGCCAGGATGCGCGCAGATTGACAGCGATCACGCGATCGAAATCCTGCCTTGTCCCTTCCGCGAGTAAAGCAGGTTTACCATCTATTCCGGCGTTGTTGACCAAAATATCGAGCCGGCCCCAACGCCGCTCTACTTCCAGGACTGCCTCGCGAAGAATTACCTCTTCACTGACATCACCGATGAGGGCAAATGTGCCACCTCCGATCGCCTCGGCGACACCTTGGACGCTGTTGTCGAGGTCGATGCATGCGACGCGAGCCCCTTCGGAGACGAGGCGCCGAACGGTGGCCGCGCCAATTCCTTGCGCGCCGCCGGTGACCACGGCGACCTTGCCGACTAGCCTGGGCTGGATGGGCGATTTCCCGCTTGTCACAGGGTCCACCCGCCGTCCGCAGCATAGCTTCCCCCGGTCAGAAAACTCGCGGATTTTGACGCCAGGAACACGATGACATTGGCGATCTCGTCAGCCGTACCGGGCCGCGGGATCGGCAGGCCCGACGCGAATTGGAGGATCGGCGCAAAAGCGGCATCTCCGCCCTCGGGGCGAACCATGGGCGTATCCACAAGGCCCGGATGCACAGAATTCACCCTGATGTTGTCACGAGCAAGATCGAGCGCTGCGACCTTGGTCATCCCCGTCACCGCAAACTTGCTAGCAGTATAGGCGATCGCGCCGCGCTCGGCCTTTAGGCCGGCGACCGACGACACATTGACGATCGCGCCACTCCCCCGATTGATCATCGAAGGCGCTACCGCCTTCATGCCGAGAAAACAGGACAATTGATTGATTTCGATCACTCGCCGATAATCGGCCTCGTTCAGCTCCTGCAGAGGCGTGGGAGCCGGAGCCACGCCGGCGTTGTTCACCAGTATGGAAACGGGTCCAAAACTGTCTTCAGCGACGGAGACGACCGTTTTCCAATCGCACCCGTTGCTGACATCGTGCGCGACGAAACGTGCTGCCTCGCCAATTTCCTTCGCGACCTGGGTTCCTCGCGCCTGATCGATATCGGTCAAGATCACTTTGGCGTTGAGCGTAGCGAACATTTTTGCCGTCGCGGCTCCAATGCCGCTTGCCGCGCCGGTTACGATCGCGACGTCGCCGCGGAATGTTTCGGCGTTCATGCGATATCCTCTGCCGGGGAGGCCAAGCTCGGATCGACCTCCCTCATCTCAGATTAAAACCGATAGCTGAAGTTCGCCCCGAACGTCCGCGGCTCGCCAGTGAAGCGGACGGCACCGTCGCCCGACGAAGCGACGGAATTCCAGTAATATTTGTTGGTCAGGTTGCGACCATAGACGCTCACCCGCCATCCGTGGACAGATTCCAGGCCGAGCCTTGCATCCAACAAGGTGTAGGAAGGCATTACGAAGTCGGGATTTTCGCCAAGATCCGCATAGGTCTTGTCGCGGTACGTGACCGTACCTCCGACGAATGGCGTCAAATCACCCCCAGTCTCGAACCTATATTCTGCATCGAGGTTGGCCGACCAGGGCGGTGCGTAATTGAACTCCTTGCCCGAAAAGTCGACTGGGCGACCGGCAAAATCGAAACCAATATAATTCTTTACCTTGGTTTTGATGTACGTAGCGCCGCCGCTCAGACGCAGCCCCCCAAACTGAGCCGTAATATCGATGTCCGCGCCGTCAACGGTCGATTTGGGAATATTGACGAGGGTTGCGGTCACGAGCGCACCCTGCAGCACCGGCAAGAACGAGAAGAACTGCTTGTTCACATAGTCATAGTGAAAGGCAGAGGCGTTGAGTTGGACATGATTGTCGAACAGCGTCAGCTTCGCGCCGACCTCATAGGAGGTGAGCTTTTCCTGTTTCACCGGCTGGATGACGGAATTGAACAGGTTGACGATCACGGGGAACGTTCCTGCCTTGAACCCCCGGCTGACCGAGCCATAAAGCAGAAAGTCTTGGTTTACCTTATAGTTGATCGCGCCCCGCCAAGCTACGTTATGCTCTTTCTGCTGACCGTCCGCAAAGATCGGCAAGAAGGTTGGAGCGGGTCCACCGTCATCGATCGTTATACATCCTCCGGATACATAGGCGGCCGCCAAGGCTGGATTGATCGCGCCGACAATCGCCTGGGAGACACCGCGGATCCCGGGCGTCCCACCCTTGTCGAAGGTGCAACCGTTGATCGTCTGCTTCGTCTCGGTGTAGCGCGCTCCGGCGGTCAGCGTCACGCCCTTGATCACTTCATAGTCCACGCTGCCGAAGACGGCGGCAGCGCGCTGTGTCAGGTCATATTTCCACTCGGCCGGAGAGTTTGGGGGGAACCCGGTGTAGCCGGTGTAGGCATTGGCGACGCCCTCGGTGATGTCGTCCTTGCCATAGCTTGCACCCAGGACAAAGTTGAGCCCAATGTCCTTATAATTGCCAGCGAGGCGAATTTCCTGATTGATCGACTTGATATCAGCCTTCGCGGTCGCAGGCTGCATCGGAACGGCTGTGCCGTCCTGATCGTGCGGCGAGCGGAAGCGGGTCTTCAGATAGTTTGTGATCGAGGTGAACGTCAGCTGATCCGTAACGTCGTAATCGGCCCGGAGGACGCCCTGATACGTGTAGTTGTCGGCCCGGGTATCATATCCCGTGTCGAAGTCGGCATCCCGGGCGTTGGTCGGCAGATGATTGCGATACTGCAAAAACGGCTGCGCGGACGCTGCGGCCGGATTGACCGGCTGGATCAGGAATGCCTGCGCCTGCTGCTGCTCACTACGGTCCTTGGCCGCGTTCAGGTTGACCGAGATCTTGAGCCGGTCGGTGGGAGTCCAGTCGAGCAGCAGCCGGCCTGCAACCTTGTTCTGGTCGCCGTTCTTCTGATCGTTGAGATAATAGCCATGCTGCCATCCACCGAACTGGGTGGTTTGCACAGCGACGCGGGCACGCAGGGTATCGGACAGCGGGCCGCTTACGAACCCTTCCGCGTTGGTCTCGCCCCAGTGGTTCACGTCCACGCGGAAACCGGCGGAGAGATGCGACGTCGGCTTCGCGGCGATAACGTTGATGGAACCGCCCGTCGCGTTTTGGCCGAAGAGCGTGCCTTGGGGGCCCTTGAGAACTTCGACCCGCTCGACGTCGAGGAACAGGGCCTGACCCATCACGGGATAGGGTATAGCAGCTTCGTCGACGTAGGAACTCACGGTCGGCGGCGCTGATGCCTGGAACGAGTTGAAGTTCACGCCGCGCAGCGAGAATACCGGCGGCCCGAACACGCTGGTGGAAGCCGTAAACCCGGGAACGATCGCTCCCAGGTCGGTGGCGTCGACCACTCCTGCACTTTGTAGCTGCGTGCTGGAAGCAACCGAAACACTGACACCGACGTCGTTGAGCCTCTGTTCACGCTTCTGCGCGGTGACAATGATCTCACCGAGACCAGAGTCATCGGTTGCCGGCTGTTGCGCCTGAGTGGACGCATCATTCGCTTGCGCGTTCGCTTGCGTGCTCGCGAACATCGACGAGGCGGTCAAGCCAATGATCGCTGCTGACACATGAAGCCGGTGTTTCATTCCAGATCCTCCCCTAAACGCCCCTCTCTTGGGGTTCGCTACCCTTAATAGCCGCCGAGTATGGGAGCCGCTGTCACCTGAGGGGGTGACTGCCTCCAGGGCGGCTAACGCACTTGCGCTTTGCGAAGGGAGAGGCGCATCCTGCGCGCGCGTAGCGCTGTGCCAATTGGGCGAAAACAAGGTCCGGTCATGAGACAGGACCGCATCGTGGCATCAGATGGCAAGACGTGTGTCGCGCGACCATTAATAATGACTGGGGGAGAGAGAGCGTGTTTGAGTTCAAAATTGATGGTACACGTGGAATAGTCAAATTCAAAATGGAGAGTGTCTTCACGGTCGAAGCGGCTCTGGCCTTTAATGGCCAAACGCGTACCCATGTTGACGAGGCAAGGCGCCGGTTTAGCGATGTGAAAATCTTGGGGGATGTGCGAGATGCTCCAGTCCAGCCTCTGGATATTGCAGAACGTATAGACCCTCCCATCAAATACCTGGATCACGAGAGTGATCGATATGCAATCCTGCTCTCGTCGACCCTTCTAAAGTTTCAGGCAAATCGCATAATCGATGATGCTAGGGCGAAGGTGTTCCTGAACTACAGCGAAGCCGAAGATTGGCTCGTGCAAGGCTAGCCTTCTTCCTGACCGCGATAAAGCTGCGTAGGCGGCCCTTTGCTGCGCACGCTTCCCAATACCGGGGCCCGCGGTAATTTCTCGTTGCTCGCCTGCGGCAAGCGCGGCTCATGGGCTACCTACTTCTTCACGTCGCAAAATTCATTCGGTTGGTCGCAGCAGTTCGTATTAATCCGCCGCGAAAGTACGGACCGAGGTAAGGATCGACATCAATACCCACCACCTAAGTGGTTGAACAATCGAGGAAATTGGCGGAATGGAGACCGTCACCGTCGCAGGGTGCAGCGCGCTGCGCCTTGATGCTGCAGGCGCTGCGATTGATGCCGCCCTGATGGTTGAGGACGATAAGTAGG
The window above is part of the Sphingobium sp. MI1205 genome. Proteins encoded here:
- a CDS encoding phosphotransferase, with the protein product MTDIVRQVVPGAAIDAVTIVKSHEYGDGDVSTSARATARLSYSDQSPADLPRDVILKLSFDPRKKGTDAWYCQLDGLFANEVNFYNRIRPGLSIEAPRSLGGHFDPVAKRYLLIMEDVTRRGATFPSNLEEVGVENVKRILDAIAKVHASFWESDRFAGDLAWVETHLSGGVENHMRNVIPEEGIRSQLELHKFKRELLERLGTTERELFAGMCANKQHQARLPQTLLHGDLHIGNTYRMPDSSVGLHDWQLCVRGFALHDVTYIINTALSIAERREHERALLDYYRDKLIEFGVGSPPTSDVLWTEHRRAALWTLYIGWLTCPPESYGWETMALALLRVSTAVEDHRTLALVREAL
- a CDS encoding SRPBCC family protein produces the protein MPTVRARRIINAPVAEIWQAIRDFGTHSRWIEHHPEITLEGGDGLTIGVKRRVTYGDGSYFDEVLTGADDRNWVQEYDVVGDLPLPVYNVFGAMQLYPVNSEGPTLVERRLTYDTPLPEVEARAFEVSRLTLLASSLDGLAALFE
- a CDS encoding SDR family NAD(P)-dependent oxidoreductase, with product MVTGGAQGIGAATVRRLVSEGARVACIDLDNSVQGVAEAIGGGTFALIGDVSEEVILREAVLEVERRWGRLDILVNNAGIDGKPALLAEGTRQDFDRVIAVNLRASWHAMKFVLPGMIARGGGSIVNIASAAALVGFETLSIYAASKAAVVGMTRSAALEYGRHNVRVNALCPGGVLTPLALSFMDEGTTAAWADKHALKRFAEPDEIAAAVAFLASDDASFITGAAIPVDGGMTAH
- a CDS encoding SDR family NAD(P)-dependent oxidoreductase, with product MNAETFRGDVAIVTGAASGIGAATAKMFATLNAKVILTDIDQARGTQVAKEIGEAARFVAHDVSNGCDWKTVVSVAEDSFGPVSILVNNAGVAPAPTPLQELNEADYRRVIEINQLSCFLGMKAVAPSMINRGSGAIVNVSSVAGLKAERGAIAYTASKFAVTGMTKVAALDLARDNIRVNSVHPGLVDTPMVRPEGGDAAFAPILQFASGLPIPRPGTADEIANVIVFLASKSASFLTGGSYAADGGWTL
- a CDS encoding TonB-dependent receptor, whose amino-acid sequence is MKHRLHVSAAIIGLTASSMFASTQANAQANDASTQAQQPATDDSGLGEIIVTAQKREQRLNDVGVSVSVASSTQLQSAGVVDATDLGAIVPGFTASTSVFGPPVFSLRGVNFNSFQASAPPTVSSYVDEAAIPYPVMGQALFLDVERVEVLKGPQGTLFGQNATGGSINVIAAKPTSHLSAGFRVDVNHWGETNAEGFVSGPLSDTLRARVAVQTTQFGGWQHGYYLNDQKNGDQNKVAGRLLLDWTPTDRLKISVNLNAAKDRSEQQQAQAFLIQPVNPAAASAQPFLQYRNHLPTNARDADFDTGYDTRADNYTYQGVLRADYDVTDQLTFTSITNYLKTRFRSPHDQDGTAVPMQPATAKADIKSINQEIRLAGNYKDIGLNFVLGASYGKDDITEGVANAYTGYTGFPPNSPAEWKYDLTQRAAAVFGSVDYEVIKGVTLTAGARYTETKQTINGCTFDKGGTPGIRGVSQAIVGAINPALAAAYVSGGCITIDDGGPAPTFLPIFADGQQKEHNVAWRGAINYKVNQDFLLYGSVSRGFKAGTFPVIVNLFNSVIQPVKQEKLTSYEVGAKLTLFDNHVQLNASAFHYDYVNKQFFSFLPVLQGALVTATLVNIPKSTVDGADIDITAQFGGLRLSGGATYIKTKVKNYIGFDFAGRPVDFSGKEFNYAPPWSANLDAEYRFETGGDLTPFVGGTVTYRDKTYADLGENPDFVMPSYTLLDARLGLESVHGWRVSVYGRNLTNKYYWNSVASSGDGAVRFTGEPRTFGANFSYRF